The window CGAATTTAAATCTCACAATATCCTGCCACTTTCCCAATCATCTTGTATATTCAGCTGACAGGGCACTGACAAACCTCTTCCTCTTGCTCCCCAAGTAAATAAAACACACATAAATCGCTTTCCCTGAAGAAGCAGATAGTTGATGTCAAGCCCCACTCTACATAATCATTGTCTTCAAGGTCTCATCATTGCTTTCTAAACAACATTGTACGGATCAGAGAAAAGGTTTGACTTGTTAACAATCAAAGGCCAATCAGGCCGTACAGCAGCACATCGTGACAAACTGAGGTCACAATTAGCCATTCGGACAGGTTAGAGCACAGACCTTGCAGCTGATGTCCTTCCGTTTAATAGCAAGGCATTGTCTCGTGCTTTTAaagagtgagggacagagagtgagtcAGTGAGAACAGAGCACTGACAGTTAGCGAGCCAGGTCAAAACACAGCATTCGCGGACACTTACGTCACAGTATTGCCCTCTAGTGGTGAAACTATTCAGTTCAATCATTTCTCCAATTATGAATTTCATTACTGGAActgtattcattcattcattccttcCTACGCACTTGGCTACCACATTACGTTCTTATGACGCTGACATACTTATGACGCTGTTGGTGGAACCAGGACGTGCTGGGAATACTGACCTGAGAGTGAAGGTTTATGGGAGTGTAGGGCCGATGGGACACTGACGATCACACGTTGCTCCTCCATAGGGAGCTCTGTCTTCCTCAGAGAGCTGTAAAGGAGATGGAGAAAGCACGTCATGTTTTGGAGGAGATCGAACATTCCAGTAATGAAAGAAAATACACaggagactttaaaaaaaaaaaggtccaatacagccatttttttttttatctcaacgttaaatcatttctgggtaacaattaagtacctcacagtgattgtttttaattaaaatggtcaaaaagaaacaaaaatagcttcttagcaagagAGCAATATCGcgaagcaagaattttgctaagaCTGTCTGGGAATGGTTTAGGtagaggggaaaactgaaaactgttattggcagagaggtttgtaactctttcttattggtctattaactaatttaccacctggtgatgtcacctgaCAGCACTAAACTCAattccaccaaaacaggcagaaatttcagtgggtcttttcaaacagctcttacacgaAAAGGGCATtaacataattttcacaatttcaccgTATTATTCCAACCTCGGTGTGGAAATACTGCATATTTAAAATCACATTTGACTGCACCGGTCCTTTAAGAAATTAatgtaatttttatttatttttaagttgccacccgagtggcacagtggtctaaggcactgaatcgcagtgctagctgtgccactagagattctgggttcgagtccaggctctgtcacagccggccgcgaccgggagacccatggggcggcgcacaattggccagcgCCGTCCGGTTTAGGTGAGGGTTAGGCCGGCAGTGATGTTTTTGTCCCATCGcgtactagcgactcctgtggcaggcagtgcacgctgacaaggtcgccaggtgtacggtgtttcctccgacacattggtgtggctggcttctgcgttaagcgggcattgtatcaagaagcagtgcggcttggttgggtttcggaggatgcacggctctcgaccttgttgcagcgatgagacaagactgtaactaccaattggataacatgaaattggggagaaaaaggggtaaaaaaaaatacaatgggaataacatttttattttgtcaCACCTGTGTGAGTGGTGTCCACACCCACGATATCGACCAAGTACCAACACCTCGTAAGGCTTCTTATGCGGAGAGTCCAGTGGAAACACATATTCCCCGGACCTGGTGACCTAAGGGCAAAAACGTAGACAATACATCAGAGAAAAATGCTTACATTCATAAAGATCATATAGCTAATTTCAGAAGCAAATTCAACATTAGAGGTCCTAGATGAAACATGGCCACTTTTACTATCACCATTTAGTAGTGTCATTTAAACTAAATAGATATATAACAACTATAATGACTTCGATAAATTCTAGGTTCCTTTGTGTTCTACCTTGACCCAGAACCACTCTGCCAGCACCTCCACGCCCCAGTGTGGGTACAGCTCGTCCCTGACGAAGCGCAGGTGGCTGGGCCTGTTGGTCACCCAGGTGACCACCACACAGCCTGTGGAGGCCAGCAGTGGGACAGGGAGCCGTTTGAGCTGGGAGGAGGGCAGAAAGCTATACCTAGAGGTCAGCAGGAGAAATGCACAATATGGTCAAAACAGAATAAGAGGTTCGCAGAGTCATACATTGCAGTGGATGTCGCTTGGAATAAAAATCACACTGAATAAGAACGCTGACCTGCCACTCCTTTTTACAGACTTGTTTTCCCATGGAGGATCCAGGACAATGAGGTCAAAAAACTTTCCATCTGCAAAATAATCAATTTTCTAAGACAGGGTTTCTCCAAACTGGGTCCTGGGACCCCTTCTGgatgcacattttgtttttttgccctagcactacacacgattcaaatgatcaactcaacatcaagctttgattatttgaatcagctgtgtaatgctcgaggaaaaaaacgaaacagtccccaagaccgagtttgggaaaccttgTTCTAAGACATTAGGCCTACACAGGCAGAGAGGATCCTTATTTAGTTCACTAAAGCCTTGCCTTCTCTCCACTCGATTCCTCAAAACATTTTTAGAGAGTTTAGGAGATTTATAAAAGACAATGTATTTCTGCACTGACAAAACATAAAAATCAGCAAACGCAAGCTCTTTATCATGATCAGGTTTTGTACACTCACAACCAACCAGGGGCTCCATTCTGGCAAAATCAGAAAGCAGGAAGGCACATCGTGGTGGGATAATGTATTTCTCTCCCATCAGCATCACCTCCATGGCAAAGTCCATACAATTCTCTGTGATCCGTGTGAACAGGTCAAGGTGTGTTGTACTACAGCCATCCTCAGACTCAATAAACTGAACTGGGTCCTCTCCATGTTCACTCACTAGAGGGAGCTCTTTAGCCATGTCACACAAGGCTGCCAGGTTGCATTCCTGGGAAGGCAGGGGACCCTCCCGAGCATCGTTGACCTCACTCAGGTACTCACAGGAGAGCCCAGCATCCACTAAGGATTTGGTCCCCTCCAAAATGGCAGACCTGATCTGGTCATAACACAATGATAAGCAGTGGTCAACAATAAAAAGTCTGAGTAATGGTAATGGGTAAACTAAGTAATGGTGAACATAAGATTACCTTGTGGTGGAAGGCCAGTGAATCAATTTCTCCTTGGTTCAGATCATTGCGTTTTCGTTTTCTTTTCTGTGGGATTTGAATATATCAAAAAGATCTGTGGTTAAAACAAAGGCGTTTCCCAGTGATAGTACCTGGCAAGTTAGCCCCACTCTCCAGACATGTCTAGTCAAGCCTTGGTCCAAAagacttaacagcttctacccccaagccataagactccggaacagctaatcaaatggctatctggactatttgcatttgtatggaggaggaggtgtgatggtgctttgttggtgacactgtctgattcatttagaattcaaggcacacttaaccagcatggctaccacagcattctgcagcgatgcgccatcccttctggtttgtgcttaacaggacaatgacaggacattgacccaacacaactcctggctgttaagggctatttgaccaagtaggggagtgatggagtgctgcgtcagatgacctggcctccacaatcacccaacctcaatccagttgagttggactgcagagtgaaggaaaagcagccaacaagtgatcagCATGTAGGAACtgtttcaagactgttggaaaagcattccaggtgaagctggttgagagaatgccaagagtgtgcaaagctgtcatcaaggcaaagggtggttactttgaaaaatctaaaatatattttgatttgtttaacagttttttggttactacatgattccatgtgttttcatagttttgatgtcttcactattattctacaatgtagaaattagttaaaaaaataacgaaaaacccttgaatgagtagctgtgtccaaacttttgaccggtaccacacatatgacctcaattacctcggctaacctgtgcccccgcacattgtaccggtatgtacactgctcaaaaaaataaagggaacacttaaacaacaatgtaactccaagtcaatcacacttctgtgaaatcaaactgtccacttaggaagcaacactgattgacaataaatttcacatgctgttgtgcaaatggaatagacaacaggtggaaattataggcaattagcaagacacccccaataaaggagtggttctgcaggtggggacaacagaccacttctcagttcctatgcttcctggctgatgttttggtcacttttgaatgctggcggtgctttcactctagtggtagcatgagacggagtctacaacccacacacgtggctcaggtagtgcagctcatccaggatggcacatcaatgcgagatgtggcaagaaggtttgcggtGTCTGGCAGCGTAAGTGTCcacagcatggaggcgctaccaggagacaggccagtacatcaggagatgtggaggaggctgtaggagggcaacaacccagcagcaggaccgctaccatCGCCTTTGTgcagggaggagcaggaggagcactgccagagccctgcaaaatgacctccagcaggccacaaatgtgcatgtgtctgctcaaacggtcagaaacagactccatgagggtggtatgagggcccgacgtccacaggttgggtttgtgcttacagcccaacaccgtgcaggacgtttggcatttgccagagaacaccaagattggcaaattcgccactggcgccctgtgctcttcacagatgaaagcaggttcacactgagcacatgtgacagacgtgacagtctggagacgccgtggagaacattctgctgcctccaacatgaccggtttggcagtgggtcagtcatgctgtggggtggaatttctttagggggccgcacagccctccatgtgctcgccagaggtagcctgactgccattaggtaccgagatgagatcctcagaccccctgtgagaccatatgctggtgtggttggccctgggttcctcctaatgcaagacaatgctagacctcatgtggctggagtgtgtcagcagttcctgccacaggaaggcattgatgc is drawn from Oncorhynchus tshawytscha isolate Ot180627B linkage group LG29, Otsh_v2.0, whole genome shotgun sequence and contains these coding sequences:
- the mettl4 gene encoding N(6)-adenine-specific methyltransferase METTL4 isoform X1, whose protein sequence is MSIVFRNANGWLLDACSLVDKGVQLCNVTSERKAASGKSHFKCCFKHECFQILKSHVSVKSSCTVTTNDSTVSDAALQRSENKSTVDCKPSKKRKRKRNDLNQGEIDSLAFHHKIRSAILEGTKSLVDAGLSCEYLSEVNDAREGPLPSQECNLAALCDMAKELPLVSEHGEDPVQFIESEDGCSTTHLDLFTRITENCMDFAMEVMLMGEKYIIPPRCAFLLSDFARMEPLVGYGKFFDLIVLDPPWENKSVKRSGRYSFLPSSQLKRLPVPLLASTGCVVVTWVTNRPSHLRFVRDELYPHWGVEVLAEWFWVKVTRSGEYVFPLDSPHKKPYEVLVLGRYRGCGHHSHSSLRKTELPMEEQRVIVSVPSALHSHKPSLSEVLSPYVGADARCLELFARSLQPGWTSWGNEVIKFQHVSYYTMEPTDTATGSLHEESSPHFSLPPPTPD
- the mettl4 gene encoding N(6)-adenine-specific methyltransferase METTL4 isoform X2 → MAAHGNNVQVEKVGNPAKKRHVTVSDAALQRSENKSTVDCKPSKKRKRKRNDLNQGEIDSLAFHHKIRSAILEGTKSLVDAGLSCEYLSEVNDAREGPLPSQECNLAALCDMAKELPLVSEHGEDPVQFIESEDGCSTTHLDLFTRITENCMDFAMEVMLMGEKYIIPPRCAFLLSDFARMEPLVGYGKFFDLIVLDPPWENKSVKRSGRYSFLPSSQLKRLPVPLLASTGCVVVTWVTNRPSHLRFVRDELYPHWGVEVLAEWFWVKVTRSGEYVFPLDSPHKKPYEVLVLGRYRGCGHHSHSSLRKTELPMEEQRVIVSVPSALHSHKPSLSEVLSPYVGADARCLELFARSLQPGWTSWGNEVIKFQHVSYYTMEPTDTATGSLHEESSPHFSLPPPTPD